One region of Cloacibacillus sp. genomic DNA includes:
- a CDS encoding isoprenylcysteine carboxylmethyltransferase family protein has translation MKINKKISSLAFKGRGLFWGLFAAGILIFSGEFNAVRFTVGLLLVIAGQMLRFWAAGFIPKYRTEVIGAPVLITWGPYSWVRNPLYAGNAVMGLGWSLMVSWGWVGAFVVAFLLLYSLVVIPAEEEFLEDKFGSEYIAYKKTVPALLPWPRRGFPAASRNEKPFDAKRAREEEIYSIRVNIVITLVIVARLFFL, from the coding sequence ATGAAGATAAATAAAAAGATAAGCTCGCTTGCATTTAAAGGAAGGGGACTTTTCTGGGGACTCTTCGCCGCCGGGATACTGATATTTTCGGGAGAGTTTAACGCCGTACGGTTCACCGTCGGACTGCTGCTTGTGATCGCTGGGCAGATGCTGCGTTTCTGGGCGGCAGGTTTTATCCCAAAATACCGTACGGAGGTGATAGGCGCTCCCGTCTTGATCACCTGGGGGCCTTACAGCTGGGTCAGAAACCCCCTCTATGCAGGAAACGCCGTAATGGGGCTCGGATGGTCTCTCATGGTAAGCTGGGGCTGGGTCGGAGCCTTTGTCGTCGCATTTCTGCTGCTTTATTCTCTGGTAGTGATACCGGCGGAGGAGGAATTTCTTGAGGATAAATTCGGCTCCGAATATATCGCCTATAAAAAGACCGTCCCGGCGCTCCTTCCGTGGCCGAGAAGGGGATTTCCCGCCGCCTCGCGCAATGAAAAGCCCTTTGACGCCAAAAGGGCGCGCGAAGAGGAGATATACTCCATCCGTGTGAACATCGTGATCACGCTGGTGATCGTAGCGAGGCTCTTTTTCCTCTAA
- a CDS encoding lysylphosphatidylglycerol synthase transmembrane domain-containing protein, with protein MTVQKSFSIFVIIVILSITGVLFWSIDASTFAMLKNADPKLLLCAAGLVVLGWTFDACKFMTLARAAGEKLSFMSTISVVWINYFGCAITPMQSGGGPFQIYLLYKDGVSVGKSVAITLVRTLQILFLLALVVPFSLLADPEMLRKYVYMRWYVCYVVIFIAFCAFLLVVSVIRPQWIKHWVNAILVWIKRVGILKSKYLLHAVRWVSREIDAYNTNIKLFTSTGKWWLMLSIILAVVHLIVYMSIMPCLIKAAGFNVNYIQCLLAESLLLFMLYFVPTPGASGAAEGGAVAVFGLFVPWSVAGVMVVTWRLLSEYTGVALGTFIVVRMLGWCGANKVLIAEHEAIENTEESEDEDK; from the coding sequence TTGACCGTCCAAAAAAGTTTCTCAATATTTGTAATAATAGTCATATTGTCAATAACGGGAGTATTGTTCTGGAGTATAGACGCCTCGACATTCGCAATGCTTAAAAACGCGGACCCGAAGCTTTTGCTCTGTGCCGCGGGGCTTGTCGTCCTTGGCTGGACGTTTGACGCCTGTAAATTTATGACCCTCGCGCGTGCCGCTGGTGAAAAACTTTCCTTTATGTCCACGATTTCCGTGGTCTGGATAAACTACTTCGGCTGCGCCATCACGCCGATGCAGAGCGGCGGCGGCCCGTTTCAGATATACCTGCTCTATAAAGACGGCGTTTCCGTCGGGAAATCAGTGGCGATAACGCTGGTACGCACCCTGCAGATACTCTTCCTGCTCGCCCTGGTGGTTCCCTTTTCCCTTCTGGCCGACCCGGAAATGCTTCGGAAATATGTATACATGCGCTGGTATGTCTGCTACGTCGTGATCTTCATCGCCTTCTGCGCTTTCCTGCTCGTAGTCAGTGTGATCCGTCCCCAGTGGATAAAGCATTGGGTCAACGCCATCCTTGTCTGGATCAAGCGTGTCGGTATCCTGAAATCCAAATACCTGCTTCACGCGGTGCGCTGGGTGAGCCGGGAGATCGACGCCTATAACACGAACATCAAGCTCTTTACCTCCACCGGTAAGTGGTGGCTTATGCTCTCCATCATCCTCGCCGTAGTGCATTTGATCGTATATATGTCCATTATGCCCTGCCTCATCAAGGCGGCCGGTTTCAATGTAAATTACATCCAATGCCTGCTCGCGGAATCCCTGCTGCTCTTCATGCTCTATTTTGTGCCGACGCCCGGCGCGAGCGGGGCGGCCGAGGGCGGAGCCGTCGCGGTATTCGGGCTCTTTGTCCCCTGGAGCGTGGCCGGTGTCATGGTCGTCACCTGGCGTCTGCTCTCTGAATATACCGGCGTCGCGCTTGGGACCTTTATCGTGGTACGGATGCTGGGCTGGTGCGGGGCAAATAAAGTCCTAATCGCGGAACATGAGGCGATAGAAAATACAGAGGAGTCGGAAGATGAAGATAAATAA
- a CDS encoding response regulator transcription factor, which translates to MKKSRIILADTNSLFTDALRFVLGQEADFEIETRDETDADAIRSILAAKPDVMVIHQLRPDPGVVQILREVKRRLKDMHILFIVKDTTAELFSLASESSSVGIMPEGTDLAEFMEALRAVARGERYISKDILSAALPQDDDEFYGDPLGEITPREREVLYWLSHGLTNREIAQRMILSEKTVKNHVSHMLKKLDLTDRTKAAALAWREGLPQIAEEFFSLPAVQPMLK; encoded by the coding sequence ATGAAAAAAAGTAGGATAATTCTCGCTGATACAAACTCACTCTTTACCGACGCGCTTCGCTTTGTGCTTGGACAGGAAGCCGATTTCGAGATAGAGACGAGAGACGAGACCGATGCCGACGCCATTCGCAGCATACTCGCCGCCAAACCGGACGTGATGGTCATCCATCAGCTGCGTCCTGATCCTGGAGTCGTACAGATACTGCGCGAGGTGAAACGCCGTCTGAAGGACATGCACATCCTCTTTATCGTGAAGGATACCACCGCCGAACTATTCTCCCTTGCGAGCGAGAGTTCCAGCGTGGGTATCATGCCGGAGGGTACCGATCTTGCGGAGTTCATGGAGGCGCTTCGCGCCGTGGCGCGCGGCGAACGCTATATAAGCAAAGATATTCTCTCCGCGGCCCTGCCGCAGGATGATGACGAATTTTACGGCGACCCGCTGGGCGAGATAACGCCGCGTGAGCGCGAGGTGCTTTACTGGCTCTCCCACGGCCTGACGAACAGAGAGATCGCCCAGAGGATGATACTTTCGGAGAAGACCGTGAAGAATCACGTCAGCCACATGCTGAAAAAACTTGACCTGACAGACCGTACCAAGGCGGCCGCGCTTGCCTGGAGGGAGGGGCTGCCGCAGATAGCGGAAGAATTTTTCTCGCTTCCCGCGGTGCAGCCTATGTTAAAATAG
- a CDS encoding ATP-binding protein translates to MIRPDDSILIGLSGGKDSLLLALALAILKKRSPVRFSLRACLIDQSNGAMKPERLTEYMAALAIPLMIVKHPTYQIMKEREERSPCSLCANMRRGILANQAKELACGVIALGHHKDDAAETVLMNLFYGGRFKCFHPHLYMSRTRIRVIRPLVYIEERQIRLEAERLSLPVISSCCPYGDKSKRKSTKEIVAALEKEVPELKSNIVHALRHLKENESWPAGMLNE, encoded by the coding sequence ATGATACGCCCGGATGACAGCATCTTGATCGGACTTTCAGGGGGAAAAGACAGCCTTTTACTGGCGCTGGCGCTGGCAATATTGAAAAAACGCAGCCCCGTGCGCTTTTCGCTGCGCGCCTGCCTCATAGACCAGTCAAACGGAGCGATGAAGCCGGAGCGGCTAACCGAATATATGGCGGCCCTCGCCATACCGCTGATGATCGTAAAACATCCCACATATCAGATCATGAAAGAGCGCGAAGAGCGTTCTCCCTGCAGCCTCTGCGCGAATATGAGGCGCGGCATCCTCGCGAATCAGGCGAAGGAGCTCGCCTGCGGCGTCATCGCTCTCGGCCACCACAAGGACGACGCGGCGGAGACGGTGCTGATGAACCTCTTTTACGGCGGGCGCTTCAAATGTTTCCATCCGCACCTCTATATGAGCCGCACGCGTATACGCGTCATCCGCCCCCTAGTTTACATTGAAGAACGGCAGATAAGACTGGAGGCGGAACGTCTCTCGCTGCCGGTGATCAGCTCCTGCTGCCCCTACGGCGACAAATCCAAGCGCAAGAGCACGAAGGAGATCGTCGCCGCGCTCGAAAAAGAGGTGCCGGAACTTAAGAGCAATATCGTACACGCGCTGAGGCACCTCAAAGAAAACGAGAGCTGGCCAGCGGGGATGCTTAACGAATAA
- a CDS encoding DUF6036 family nucleotidyltransferase: MPMPEIKDDILKRLDDLDELLSLNDTHNDDLLMAIIVGGAAMLVMGYIDRATKDIDFIEVSREAEKFLPDFDINTNAAAYLSSFPDDYEERLKPLPVGGRKIRYYAASLEDIVISKINSYRDKDMEDIRNQGVIKALNWDLLDKLAGEKMAYALNDTQRAIFKSMYDAYLTEKHSK, encoded by the coding sequence ATGCCGATGCCGGAGATAAAAGATGATATCCTAAAGAGACTCGATGATTTGGATGAATTGCTCAGTTTAAACGATACACACAATGATGATCTGCTCATGGCTATTATCGTGGGCGGCGCGGCGATGTTGGTAATGGGATATATAGACAGGGCTACAAAAGACATAGATTTTATTGAAGTATCACGCGAGGCAGAAAAATTTTTGCCGGATTTTGACATCAACACAAACGCGGCAGCATATCTCTCCTCCTTTCCCGACGATTATGAAGAACGGCTTAAACCGCTGCCAGTCGGCGGAAGAAAAATAAGGTATTACGCGGCATCGCTGGAAGATATAGTTATCTCTAAAATCAATTCGTACCGAGATAAAGATATGGAGGATATAAGGAATCAAGGTGTTATAAAGGCTCTTAACTGGGATCTGCTTGATAAACTTGCCGGAGAAAAGATGGCGTATGCGCTTAATGATACTCAGAGAGCGATTTTCAAATCGATGTACGATGCCTATCTTACAGAAAAACACTCTAAATGA